One stretch of Castor canadensis chromosome 14, mCasCan1.hap1v2, whole genome shotgun sequence DNA includes these proteins:
- the Izumo4 gene encoding izumo sperm-egg fusion protein 4 isoform X2 — translation MAWRRRAMALLLFLSMTAALARGCLHCNGNFSEKFSFYRHHVNLKSWWVGDIPVSGALLTDWSLDTMKELHLAIPAEITREKLDQVARIVYHRMDQLYQGKMYFPGYFPNELRAIFREQVHLIQNAIIESRIDCQHHCGIFQYETISCNNCTDSHVICFGYNCESSEQWESAVRGLLSYLHNWHKQDTSMRITPALPQWSQDSAGLSWTVPLE, via the exons ATGGCGTGGCGCCGGCGGGCCATGGCCCTCCTGCTGTTCCTGAGTATGACCGCGGCGCTGGCCCGCGGCTGCCTGCACTGCAACGGCAATTTCTCAGAGAAGTTCTCCTTCTACCGCCACCACGTAAATCTTAAGTCCTGGTGGGTGGGTGACATCCCCGTGTCTGGGGCGCTGCTCACCGACTGGAGTCTGGACACGATGAAGGAACTGCACTTGGCCATTCCCGCGGAGATCA CCCGGGAGAAGCTGGACCAAGTGGCGCGAATAGTGTATCATAGGATGGACCAGCTGTACCAAGGGAAGATGTACTTCCCGG GGTATTTTCCCAATGAACTGCGAGCCATCTTCCGGGAGCAAGTGCATCTCATCCAAAATGCCATCATCGAAA GTCGCATTGATTGTCAGCATCACTGCG GCATCTTCCAGTACGAGACCATCTCCTGCAACAATTGCACGGACTCACACGTCATCTGCTTTGGCTACAACTGCGA GTCATCGGAGCAGTGGGAGTCAGCTGTTCGAGGCCTTCTGAGTTACTT ACATAATTGGCACAA ACAGGACACCAGCATGAG AATCACCCCAGCCTT GCCACAATGGAGCCAGGACTCAGCTGGACTGTCCTGGACTGTTCCTCTGGAGTAG
- the Izumo4 gene encoding izumo sperm-egg fusion protein 4 isoform X1 encodes MAWRRRAMALLLFLSMTAALARGCLHCNGNFSEKFSFYRHHVNLKSWWVGDIPVSGALLTDWSLDTMKELHLAIPAEITREKLDQVARIVYHRMDQLYQGKMYFPGYFPNELRAIFREQVHLIQNAIIESRIDCQHHCGIFQYETISCNNCTDSHVICFGYNCESSEQWESAVRGLLSYLHNWHKQDTSMRITPAFLTSSSFTCLELANLTLENVTECLTQH; translated from the exons ATGGCGTGGCGCCGGCGGGCCATGGCCCTCCTGCTGTTCCTGAGTATGACCGCGGCGCTGGCCCGCGGCTGCCTGCACTGCAACGGCAATTTCTCAGAGAAGTTCTCCTTCTACCGCCACCACGTAAATCTTAAGTCCTGGTGGGTGGGTGACATCCCCGTGTCTGGGGCGCTGCTCACCGACTGGAGTCTGGACACGATGAAGGAACTGCACTTGGCCATTCCCGCGGAGATCA CCCGGGAGAAGCTGGACCAAGTGGCGCGAATAGTGTATCATAGGATGGACCAGCTGTACCAAGGGAAGATGTACTTCCCGG GGTATTTTCCCAATGAACTGCGAGCCATCTTCCGGGAGCAAGTGCATCTCATCCAAAATGCCATCATCGAAA GTCGCATTGATTGTCAGCATCACTGCG GCATCTTCCAGTACGAGACCATCTCCTGCAACAATTGCACGGACTCACACGTCATCTGCTTTGGCTACAACTGCGA GTCATCGGAGCAGTGGGAGTCAGCTGTTCGAGGCCTTCTGAGTTACTT ACATAATTGGCACAA ACAGGACACCAGCATGAG AATCACCCCAGCCTT CCTGACATCATCAAGCTTCACCTGTTTGGAGTTGGCCAACCTAACACTGGAAAATGTTACTGAGTGCCTGACCCAGCACTGA
- the Izumo4 gene encoding izumo sperm-egg fusion protein 4 isoform X3 — translation MAWRRRAMALLLFLSMTAALARGCLHCNGNFSEKFSFYRHHVNLKSWWVGDIPVSGALLTDWSLDTMKELHLAIPAEITREKLDQVARIVYHRMDQLYQGKMYFPGYFPNELRAIFREQVHLIQNAIIESRIDCQHHCGIFQYETISCNNCTDSHVICFGYNCESSEQWESAVRGLLSYLHNWHKQDTSMRPQWSQDSAGLSWTVPLE, via the exons ATGGCGTGGCGCCGGCGGGCCATGGCCCTCCTGCTGTTCCTGAGTATGACCGCGGCGCTGGCCCGCGGCTGCCTGCACTGCAACGGCAATTTCTCAGAGAAGTTCTCCTTCTACCGCCACCACGTAAATCTTAAGTCCTGGTGGGTGGGTGACATCCCCGTGTCTGGGGCGCTGCTCACCGACTGGAGTCTGGACACGATGAAGGAACTGCACTTGGCCATTCCCGCGGAGATCA CCCGGGAGAAGCTGGACCAAGTGGCGCGAATAGTGTATCATAGGATGGACCAGCTGTACCAAGGGAAGATGTACTTCCCGG GGTATTTTCCCAATGAACTGCGAGCCATCTTCCGGGAGCAAGTGCATCTCATCCAAAATGCCATCATCGAAA GTCGCATTGATTGTCAGCATCACTGCG GCATCTTCCAGTACGAGACCATCTCCTGCAACAATTGCACGGACTCACACGTCATCTGCTTTGGCTACAACTGCGA GTCATCGGAGCAGTGGGAGTCAGCTGTTCGAGGCCTTCTGAGTTACTT ACATAATTGGCACAA ACAGGACACCAGCATGAG GCCACAATGGAGCCAGGACTCAGCTGGACTGTCCTGGACTGTTCCTCTGGAGTAG
- the Izumo4 gene encoding izumo sperm-egg fusion protein 4 isoform X4 produces MAWRRRAMALLLFLSMTAALARGCLHCNGNFSEKFSFYRHHVNLKSWWVGDIPVSGALLTDWSLDTMKELHLAIPAEITREKLDQVARIVYHRMDQLYQGKMYFPGYFPNELRAIFREQVHLIQNAIIESRIDCQHHCGIFQYETISCNNCTDSHVICFGYNCESSEQWESAVRGLLSYLHNWHKQDTSMRITPAL; encoded by the exons ATGGCGTGGCGCCGGCGGGCCATGGCCCTCCTGCTGTTCCTGAGTATGACCGCGGCGCTGGCCCGCGGCTGCCTGCACTGCAACGGCAATTTCTCAGAGAAGTTCTCCTTCTACCGCCACCACGTAAATCTTAAGTCCTGGTGGGTGGGTGACATCCCCGTGTCTGGGGCGCTGCTCACCGACTGGAGTCTGGACACGATGAAGGAACTGCACTTGGCCATTCCCGCGGAGATCA CCCGGGAGAAGCTGGACCAAGTGGCGCGAATAGTGTATCATAGGATGGACCAGCTGTACCAAGGGAAGATGTACTTCCCGG GGTATTTTCCCAATGAACTGCGAGCCATCTTCCGGGAGCAAGTGCATCTCATCCAAAATGCCATCATCGAAA GTCGCATTGATTGTCAGCATCACTGCG GCATCTTCCAGTACGAGACCATCTCCTGCAACAATTGCACGGACTCACACGTCATCTGCTTTGGCTACAACTGCGA GTCATCGGAGCAGTGGGAGTCAGCTGTTCGAGGCCTTCTGAGTTACTT ACATAATTGGCACAA ACAGGACACCAGCATGAG AATCACCCCAGCCTTGTGA